The following coding sequences lie in one Notolabrus celidotus isolate fNotCel1 chromosome 6, fNotCel1.pri, whole genome shotgun sequence genomic window:
- the LOC117814242 gene encoding protein NLRC3-like — translation MDQCEVGEEGAPPSKTTLCEEHEAQRPGPGPGDGPSCVSLKSDRSMGILINFKDGRQSDGLRVPLQRPDSTGSGPSCVSLKSDRSMGKPIYFKSGAMSADERVQRSEAPIGQSAQQHQTQLDSILMLLQENIISFVKTELKEIQRVLSPDYPECLESQREDEDEEQRRSREAFLEITLHFLRRMKQEELADCLQSKCRRKLKSDLKEKFQCVFEGIAKAGNPTLLNQIYTELYITEGGTGGLNDEHEVRQIEAASRTPHRPETTIRQEDIFKGSPGRDQPIRAVLTKGVAGIGKTVLTQKFTLDWAEDKDHQDIQFTFPFTFRELNVLRERKFSLVELVHHFFTQTREAGLCRFEEFQVLFIFDGLDECRLPLDFHNNQILTDVRKSTSVDVLLTNLIRGNLLPSARLWITTRPAAANQIPPQCVDMVTEVRGFTDPQKEEYFRKRFRDQEQASRVISHIKKSRSLHIMCHIPVFCWITATVLEDVLKTRERGELPRTLTEMYIHFLVVQSKLKIIKYDGGSGTDTLWSPESREMIQSLGKLAFDQLQKGNLIFYESDLTECGIKIKEASVYSGVFTQIFREERGLYQDQVFCFIHLSIQEFLAALHVHLTFTKSGLNLMEQEQPEEQPTSLISRIFGDKPELNRLHQSAVDQALQSPNGHLDLFLRFLLGLSLQTNQTLLRGLLTQTGSSSQTNQKTVQYIKKKISEDLSAERSINLFHCLNELNDRSLVEEIQESLRSGRLSREKLSPAQWSALVFILLSSEEDLDVFDLKKFSASEEALLRLLPVIKASNKAV, via the exons AGTCCCACTTCAGAGACCAGACTCTACTGGatctggacccagctgtgtgtccttaaagagtgacCGGTCTATGGGCAAACCTATTTATTTCAAATCTGGAGCGATGAGTGCTGATGAGCG agttcagagatcagaggctcccattggtcagtctgcccagcagcatcaaacacagctggactccatattgatg ctgctccaggagaacatcatcagttttgtaaaGACCGAGCTGAAGGAGATCCAGAGAGTTCTGAGTCcagattacccagaatgcttagagagtcagagggaggatgaggatgaagagcagaggaggagcagagaggcctttctggagatcactctgcacttcctgaggagaatgaagcaggaggagctggctgactgtctgcagagca agtgcagacgtaaactgaagtctgacctgaaggagaagttccagtgtgtgtttgaggggatcgctaaagcaggaaacccaaccctcctgaaccagatctacacagagctctacatcacagagggagggactggagggctcaatgatgaacatgaggtcagacagattgaagcagcatccaggaccccacacagaccagagaccaccatcagacaagaagacatctttaaaggctcacctggaagagatcaaccaatcagagcagtgctgacaaagggagtggctggcatcgggaaaaccgtcttaacacagaagttcactctggactgggctgaagacaaagaccaccaggacatccagttcacattccccttcactttcagagagctgaatgtgctgagagagagaaagttcagcttggtggaacttgttcatcacttctttactcagaccagagaagcaggactctgcaggtttgaagagttccaggttCTGTTCATCTTTGATGGTCTGGATGAGTGTCGGcttcctctggacttccacaacaatcagatcctgactgatgttagaaagtccacctcagtggatgtgctgctgacaaacctcatcagggggaacctgctcccctctgctcgcctctggatcaccacaagacctgcagcagccaatcagatccctcctcagtgtgttgacatggtgacagaggtcagagggttcactgaccctcagaaggaggagtacttcaggaaGAGGTTCAGAGACCAGGAGCAGGCCAGCAGAGTCATCTCCCACATTAAGAAATCccgaagcctccacatcatgtgccacatcccggtcttctgctggatcactgctacagttctggaggatgtgctgaagaccagagagagaggagagctgcccaggaccctgactgagatgtacatccacttcctggtggtCCAGTCCAAACTGAAGATCATCAAGTACGATGGAGGATCTGGGACTGATACACTCTGGAgtccagagagcagggagatgatccagtctctgggaaaactggcttttgatcagctgcagaaagggaacctgatcttctatgagtccgacctgacagagtgtggcatcaagatcaaggaagcctcagtgtactcaggagtgttcacacagatcttcagagaggagagaggactgtaccaggaccaggtgttctgcttcatccacctgagcattcaggagtttctggctgctcttcatgtccatctgaccttcaccaaGTCTGGACTCAACCTGATGGAACAAGAACAACCAGAAGAACAACCAACGTCCCTGATCTCTAGAATCTTTGGAGACAAACCTGAACTGAACCGTCTCCATCAGAGTGCTGTGGACCAGGCCTTACAGAGTCCAAACGGACACCTGGACTTGTTTCTGCGCTTCCTCCTGGGTCTCTCACTGCAGACCAATCAGACTCTCCTGAGaggtctgctgacacagacaggaagtagctcacagaccaatcagaaaacagtccagtacatcaagaagaagatcagtgaggatctttctgcagagagaagcatcaacctgttccactgtctgaatgaactgaatgatcGTTCTCTAGTGGAGGAGATCCAAGAGTCCCTGAGATCAGGACGTCTCTCCAGAGAGaaactgtctcctgctcagtggtcagctctggtcttcatcTTACTGTCCTCAGAGGAAGATCTGGacgtgtttgacctgaagaagttctctgcttcagaggaggctcttctgaggctgctgccagtgatcaaagcctccaacaaagctgtgtga